One window of the Candidatus Zixiibacteriota bacterium genome contains the following:
- a CDS encoding hypothetical protein (Evidence 5 : Unknown function): protein MNSLKLMGILISLMLLGGTVFGQGEIVIRADISGVGAYTHDGVKYISPNIPFSIDIYASCGVSQFSRNVWSSPFTINEEDGASKVYFGNPDEFPRNDFLSYWDNFYTSYTESWDSILPNMYCFVGIATFAGLPSETGEFRALSISLTVPDTIGTICIDSGGNENYVYGWLFEDPVPSFTKQCWTIRNNPNRSPIFDNCPSSIVGEAGQLMTYDVVALDWENDTVLYSIASGPGTIDSLTGRWTYSPECSDFGKSLALDIAATDRFHSLTGSEVEHCLSNLIIGNSAPEISRGCDTEVIAGDYPSHAYFAAGDPDSGDHLSWSITAVDPVPSGPYRIDSLGILTYQAQLPEDQGKIINFTARVTDCGGLFDECSVRFNVAEVVPFAFEIGKLEKVLQGHHAIVPVIKVKGSEELWAFHFRIAFDLVALSLSSATPGVIFESPGPYEWEYFSYTYNPAPRCLSCPPGAVSVVGYASSSLTPPPSRVEIPDGTILFSVDFNVTNDRIWECQTLPLRFFWDDCMDNAILMRRHSDTSGRFVESAISSRVFDQSREITNLYDSFPTFNGAPQFCLDDSVWGFSTIRYVDFIDGQIDIICADTIDSRGDINLNGISNEIADLITFANWFLQGMSAFTINREGQIAATDINADGIVLTIEDYTYLDRIIDGVIPPFPKQNSSSSGSLNLVLGDTSLTVYGKFDIPIGAIFLNLHAPNLGSYQIIPGDGIDLMGYNLADDSLRILVDDSIGTEEQKLLEIVFSGTAPQLSYSLAAGYLGEVINLDVVNDYPTGLDEGSALSLPRAFALYQNYPNPFNPATDIRFALPIRTDWELGIYSIVGQKVRAFSGSDGAGYKIVRWDGTDNSGRILPTGIYFYRLTAGDFTASKKMLLLK, encoded by the coding sequence ATGAATTCGTTGAAACTGATGGGGATATTAATATCCTTAATGCTATTAGGAGGAACTGTTTTCGGACAGGGCGAAATAGTCATCCGTGCCGATATTTCCGGCGTGGGGGCTTATACCCACGACGGCGTCAAGTATATCTCTCCCAATATTCCATTTTCAATTGATATATACGCATCTTGTGGTGTTTCCCAGTTTTCCCGAAACGTTTGGTCAAGCCCCTTTACGATAAACGAAGAAGACGGGGCCTCCAAAGTTTACTTCGGGAATCCGGATGAATTCCCTCGGAACGACTTTTTAAGTTATTGGGATAATTTTTATACTTCCTACACCGAAAGTTGGGATTCCATATTGCCGAATATGTACTGTTTTGTCGGAATCGCCACTTTCGCAGGATTGCCCTCCGAGACGGGAGAATTTAGGGCCCTGTCAATATCGCTGACCGTGCCGGACACGATAGGGACGATATGTATCGACAGCGGCGGAAATGAAAATTATGTTTATGGCTGGCTTTTTGAAGACCCCGTTCCATCGTTCACAAAACAGTGCTGGACCATCCGAAATAACCCCAATCGTTCTCCCATTTTCGACAATTGCCCGTCATCCATAGTCGGCGAAGCGGGACAATTGATGACCTATGACGTTGTCGCCCTTGATTGGGAGAATGATACTGTCTTGTACAGCATCGCTTCCGGTCCCGGAACGATTGACTCTTTGACGGGGAGATGGACGTATTCTCCAGAGTGCAGTGATTTTGGGAAGAGCCTGGCGCTGGATATCGCTGCCACCGACAGATTCCATTCTTTGACGGGGTCAGAAGTTGAACACTGCCTGTCTAATTTGATCATTGGGAATTCGGCGCCGGAAATCTCGCGGGGATGCGATACGGAAGTAATTGCGGGCGACTACCCGTCTCACGCATATTTCGCCGCCGGCGACCCCGATTCAGGGGATCATCTTTCCTGGAGTATTACTGCTGTTGATCCGGTCCCGTCCGGCCCCTATAGAATTGACTCATTGGGTATCCTTACCTACCAAGCGCAGTTACCCGAAGACCAGGGGAAAATCATAAATTTCACAGCCCGGGTTACCGATTGCGGAGGCCTTTTTGATGAGTGCTCAGTGAGATTCAATGTAGCGGAAGTCGTTCCTTTCGCGTTTGAAATCGGAAAATTGGAAAAAGTTCTTCAGGGCCATCATGCGATAGTCCCGGTGATTAAGGTCAAGGGGAGTGAAGAACTCTGGGCGTTTCATTTCAGGATCGCCTTTGATTTGGTGGCCCTCTCACTATCCAGCGCGACCCCGGGAGTAATATTTGAAAGTCCGGGTCCATATGAATGGGAATATTTCTCATATACTTACAATCCTGCGCCCCGCTGCCTGTCCTGCCCCCCGGGCGCAGTGAGTGTCGTGGGATATGCCTCAAGCAGTCTGACCCCGCCTCCGTCTCGGGTGGAGATTCCCGATGGTACAATATTGTTCTCCGTCGACTTCAATGTGACCAACGACCGTATCTGGGAATGCCAGACTCTTCCATTGCGGTTTTTCTGGGATGATTGCATGGATAATGCGATTCTGATGCGCAGGCATTCCGATACCAGCGGAAGGTTTGTGGAGAGCGCCATATCATCCCGGGTGTTTGATCAAAGCCGGGAAATCACAAATTTGTACGATTCTTTTCCCACTTTCAACGGCGCCCCGCAATTCTGTTTGGATGATAGCGTCTGGGGTTTCAGCACAATCCGCTATGTCGATTTTATTGACGGGCAGATAGATATCATATGCGCCGATACGATTGATTCACGCGGTGATATCAACTTAAACGGAATCAGTAACGAGATCGCCGACCTGATCACGTTCGCCAATTGGTTCCTTCAGGGGATGAGCGCCTTTACCATAAATAGAGAAGGTCAAATTGCGGCAACCGATATTAATGCAGACGGCATAGTTTTGACAATAGAGGATTATACTTATCTGGATCGTATAATTGACGGCGTCATTCCGCCCTTTCCCAAACAGAATTCCTCCTCCAGCGGTTCGCTGAATTTGGTTCTGGGTGATACTTCGTTGACCGTCTACGGCAAATTCGATATCCCGATAGGGGCCATATTTTTGAATCTCCACGCGCCGAATCTGGGCTCATATCAGATTATACCCGGCGACGGAATAGATTTAATGGGATATAATCTGGCGGATGATTCTCTGCGAATTCTTGTCGATGATAGTATCGGAACAGAAGAGCAGAAACTTCTGGAGATTGTTTTTTCCGGTACTGCGCCGCAATTATCTTACAGCCTCGCGGCCGGATATTTGGGTGAAGTGATTAACCTTGATGTTGTCAACGATTATCCGACCGGCCTTGATGAGGGTTCCGCGCTTTCATTGCCACGGGCTTTTGCCTTATATCAGAATTATCCGAATCCGTTTAACCCGGCAACAGATATCCGCTTTGCTTTGCCGATCCGGACTGACTGGGAATTGGGCATTTACAGTATTGTAGGTCAGAAAGTGCGGGCATTTTCGGGAAGTGATGGTGCTGGATACAAGATTGTGCGTTGGGATGGAACGGATAATTCGGGTCGCATTTTACCGACCGGGATTTATTTTTATCGCTTGACTGCCGGCGATTTTACGGCGTCGAAAAAGATGCTCCTGCTCAAGTAG
- a CDS encoding hypothetical protein (Evidence 5 : Unknown function), with the protein MTNHDNHTDLVPIAVSRGMETAGLIAGAAIAAGPNVNCPDCGVTLIRLGGCFSCPVCGFGSCG; encoded by the coding sequence ATGACAAACCATGACAATCATACCGATTTGGTTCCGATTGCCGTTTCCCGGGGAATGGAGACGGCCGGACTGATAGCCGGTGCGGCAATCGCGGCCGGCCCCAATGTCAATTGCCCCGACTGCGGAGTGACATTGATTCGCCTCGGCGGCTGTTTTTCCTGCCCGGTTTGTGGTTTCGGAAGTTGCGGTTGA
- a CDS encoding conserved hypothetical protein (Evidence 4 : Unknown function but conserved in other organisms), which produces MAKSMSMPFSPYGAFELKQKYQRNMFMGTMFALLLVVLFVAGTYIYRALTAEEMVTGNVQIIKTIADLGPPPTVAKKPPRIDIAQPKAAAPKVGIPKPVADDEAPDMDVTIASKDELAQIVAPDVSVDTAAKGQKIVVDIPDEEYLPAPDEFVPTEIPAEMIYEEPPEYPRLAKQAGLEGVVWVKALVTKDGTVKQAMVYKSSGSKAGFDEAAVAAAYKCRFKPAIQNGRPVAVWVAYQVEFTLTGSR; this is translated from the coding sequence ATGGCGAAATCCATGAGTATGCCATTCTCGCCCTACGGAGCCTTTGAGCTCAAACAGAAATACCAGCGCAACATGTTTATGGGAACGATGTTTGCGTTGTTGCTGGTGGTTCTGTTTGTCGCCGGGACCTATATCTATCGGGCTTTGACCGCGGAAGAAATGGTCACCGGAAACGTTCAAATCATCAAGACGATTGCCGATTTGGGTCCGCCTCCGACCGTGGCCAAGAAACCGCCGCGGATCGATATTGCGCAACCCAAGGCGGCCGCCCCCAAGGTCGGTATCCCGAAACCGGTGGCCGATGATGAAGCGCCTGATATGGATGTAACGATTGCATCCAAAGATGAATTGGCGCAGATCGTCGCTCCCGATGTAAGTGTGGATACGGCGGCCAAAGGGCAGAAAATCGTGGTGGATATTCCGGATGAGGAATATTTGCCGGCGCCTGACGAATTCGTTCCCACGGAAATTCCGGCGGAAATGATTTACGAAGAACCGCCCGAATATCCGCGTCTGGCCAAACAGGCCGGTCTGGAAGGCGTGGTTTGGGTCAAGGCCCTGGTCACGAAGGACGGAACGGTGAAACAGGCGATGGTTTATAAGTCGTCCGGTTCCAAGGCCGGGTTTGATGAAGCGGCGGTGGCCGCGGCCTACAAATGCAGGTTCAAACCGGCTATTCAGAATGGACGACCGGTAGCGGTTTGGGTAGCGTACCAAGTCGAATTTACCCTGACCGGGAGCCGGTAG
- a CDS encoding hypothetical protein (Evidence 5 : Unknown function): MPSERYCLPHTRALTPHLYYWFIFLFGLTTTLLFASYYSPPGGEQTQLVVRPGFATPDNDEEMSLAFRDSFIPPAIPGVDEDLSARRIIGDGDTVVYDSQIAPDKLPQFLWMKLPDYPVKAQENKIGGNVMLKILVDREGEPMRILIASETPQGYGFGPAAVKSAQEALFVPALKNGDRVNCWVSLPVNFALD; this comes from the coding sequence ATGCCTTCGGAGAGGTATTGCTTACCTCACACAAGAGCCCTCACACCGCATTTATATTATTGGTTTATTTTTCTGTTCGGCTTGACGACCACCTTGCTTTTTGCTTCTTACTATTCGCCACCCGGCGGGGAGCAAACGCAATTGGTCGTCAGACCAGGTTTTGCTACCCCCGACAACGATGAGGAGATGTCTCTGGCGTTTCGGGATAGTTTCATTCCTCCGGCTATTCCGGGTGTCGATGAAGATCTGTCGGCCCGCCGCATTATTGGCGACGGTGATACGGTTGTTTATGACAGTCAAATTGCCCCCGATAAATTGCCGCAATTTCTCTGGATGAAGTTGCCGGATTATCCGGTCAAGGCACAGGAAAATAAAATCGGCGGCAATGTCATGCTTAAAATCCTGGTAGATAGGGAAGGGGAGCCGATGCGGATATTAATTGCTTCGGAAACGCCGCAGGGGTACGGTTTCGGACCGGCGGCGGTAAAATCGGCCCAGGAGGCCCTGTTTGTCCCGGCGCTCAAAAATGGGGATCGGGTGAATTGCTGGGTGTCATTGCCGGTCAATTTTGCGCTGGATTAG
- a CDS encoding hypothetical protein (Evidence 5 : Unknown function): MKIQGGFLWLLFCVVLGGAALAQNPFTIRADISGPGVYLDGSIKTINPGAHIFVDIYATNGPGGIERTALSMPFTFSGSGGVAHAIFGDTSLYPQPVFKAYWDLFSLGHVESWDGNLPNMYCYVGVGVSHGFPINSGEIKMLSIDIVINDTLGNLCIDSGGNQDIVYSWLFDDPVPGFTKTCWPVKNNPNQAPTFTNCIRSLSGSHGHLMTYTFQAADLENDTIKYQIVSGPGTIDSLSGLWSYVPHCSEVGQTISLDIAATDRFHSATGPMTEHCTPDINVYNSAPVISGPCGATLQAGGYTAQANFIVNDSNPGDIFNWEIADVNPSPAGTYFIDSTGHLSFTPQLPADQGIDFDFTVRVSDCAGDSSSCEVTFAVTDRLPFGINIGFLEVMHQGRNVQVPVIKNSGTEEIWGFDFLIAYNALALSFSGAEPGVLYQNPGPYEWEYFSARFGPSVNCGDNCPSGLIRVAGIADMNDGIHHPLTKLVPDNTVIFNMNFMVSESPVWECMYLPIQFYWADCGDNLLAFRNRGDTLAFNIGTALSSRVFDFDGEITNPQGTFPTYTGALNECLQGGTSGPPPLRFIDFHNGGIGIICPDSTVTVGDINLNGIAYEVADAVIFTNFFIYGRQALAINPEMQAAQSDINLDGEALTLEDYVYMLRIIFGTMSPGAPIDPAFTGTLTFVETDSSIIVRSKFDLPVGAVHLCFYAPELQNYDIGGDVKSALSHDSLKVLLTDSIGTAERTLFEIACKGPLPELAYCAAAGYFGEKVTVAKLFEHPTDIPVTGDSPLPISFALEQNRPNPFNPVTEIRFALPTRTDWRLDIYNIAGQKVQGFSGSDGAGYKTIRWDGTDDNGTTLPTGIYFYRLTAGDFTASKKMLLLK, encoded by the coding sequence ATGAAAATTCAAGGCGGATTCCTGTGGCTGTTATTTTGTGTAGTTCTCGGCGGCGCGGCGCTGGCGCAAAATCCCTTTACGATTCGGGCCGATATTTCCGGTCCGGGTGTTTACCTCGACGGATCCATCAAGACGATTAATCCCGGGGCCCATATATTTGTCGATATTTACGCCACCAACGGACCGGGAGGCATTGAGCGGACCGCCTTATCGATGCCGTTTACATTCAGCGGTTCCGGGGGAGTTGCGCATGCCATTTTCGGAGATACATCCCTTTATCCCCAGCCGGTCTTCAAGGCCTATTGGGATCTTTTCAGTCTCGGCCATGTTGAGAGTTGGGATGGAAATTTGCCCAATATGTACTGCTACGTCGGGGTCGGGGTAAGTCATGGATTTCCGATAAATTCCGGCGAAATCAAAATGCTTTCCATCGATATCGTTATCAACGATACCCTGGGTAATCTTTGCATTGACAGCGGCGGCAATCAGGACATCGTCTATTCCTGGCTGTTTGATGACCCGGTGCCCGGTTTTACCAAGACCTGCTGGCCGGTGAAGAATAATCCCAATCAGGCGCCAACCTTCACCAATTGCATTCGCTCCCTGTCGGGTTCGCATGGCCATCTTATGACATATACATTCCAGGCCGCCGATTTGGAAAACGACACGATTAAATATCAGATCGTTTCCGGGCCGGGCACGATAGATTCTTTAAGCGGATTATGGAGCTATGTTCCCCATTGCTCTGAGGTCGGTCAAACCATAAGTCTCGATATTGCCGCCACCGACAGGTTCCACAGCGCCACCGGGCCGATGACGGAGCATTGCACCCCAGATATCAACGTATATAACAGTGCACCGGTCATTTCGGGACCGTGCGGGGCAACGCTTCAGGCCGGAGGGTATACGGCCCAGGCCAATTTTATTGTCAACGATTCCAATCCGGGTGATATTTTTAACTGGGAAATAGCGGATGTCAATCCGTCCCCGGCCGGGACATATTTCATCGATTCCACGGGGCATTTGTCGTTTACGCCGCAACTGCCGGCGGATCAGGGGATAGATTTTGATTTTACAGTACGAGTCAGCGACTGCGCCGGGGATAGTTCCAGTTGCGAAGTAACCTTCGCTGTCACCGACCGCCTGCCTTTCGGCATAAATATCGGGTTTCTGGAAGTGATGCATCAGGGCAGGAATGTCCAGGTTCCGGTAATTAAAAACTCGGGGACCGAAGAAATATGGGGATTCGATTTTCTGATTGCCTATAATGCCCTGGCGCTTTCCTTCTCCGGGGCGGAGCCGGGCGTGTTGTATCAGAATCCGGGGCCGTATGAATGGGAGTATTTCAGCGCCCGTTTCGGCCCATCTGTAAATTGCGGCGACAACTGCCCGTCGGGCCTGATACGAGTAGCCGGAATCGCCGATATGAATGACGGTATTCACCATCCGCTAACAAAACTCGTCCCGGATAATACTGTAATCTTCAACATGAATTTCATGGTTTCGGAAAGTCCCGTCTGGGAATGCATGTATTTGCCGATTCAATTCTATTGGGCCGATTGCGGCGACAATCTGCTGGCGTTCCGAAATCGCGGTGACACTCTGGCTTTCAATATCGGCACCGCCCTGTCATCGCGTGTTTTTGATTTTGACGGTGAAATAACCAATCCGCAGGGCACTTTCCCCACATATACCGGGGCTCTAAATGAATGCCTTCAAGGGGGCACTTCCGGGCCGCCGCCGCTTCGTTTCATTGATTTTCACAATGGTGGTATCGGCATTATCTGCCCGGATAGCACCGTGACGGTCGGGGATATTAATCTCAATGGGATCGCGTACGAAGTCGCCGATGCCGTCATATTTACCAACTTCTTTATCTACGGGCGTCAGGCTCTGGCCATTAACCCCGAGATGCAGGCCGCCCAGTCGGACATCAATCTGGACGGCGAAGCACTTACGCTCGAAGATTACGTTTATATGCTGAGAATCATATTCGGGACCATGTCTCCCGGAGCGCCGATAGATCCCGCGTTTACGGGAACTCTAACATTTGTGGAAACAGATTCCTCCATAATCGTACGTTCCAAATTCGATTTGCCCGTGGGAGCGGTCCATCTTTGCTTCTACGCACCGGAGCTGCAAAATTATGATATCGGCGGTGATGTCAAAAGCGCTCTTTCGCATGACAGTCTTAAAGTTTTGCTGACCGATAGTATCGGCACAGCGGAACGGACCCTGTTCGAGATCGCCTGCAAAGGGCCCCTTCCGGAGCTGGCCTATTGTGCGGCGGCGGGGTATTTTGGCGAAAAGGTAACGGTGGCCAAATTATTTGAACACCCCACCGATATTCCGGTGACGGGCGATTCTCCCTTGCCGATTTCCTTTGCCCTGGAGCAGAATCGTCCCAATCCGTTCAATCCTGTGACCGAAATCAGATTTGCTCTTCCGACAAGAACCGACTGGCGACTGGATATTTATAATATTGCGGGCCAGAAGGTACAGGGCTTTTCCGGCAGTGACGGCGCCGGGTACAAGACAATCCGGTGGGATGGCACCGATGATAACGGTACGACTCTGCCGACCGGGATTTATTTTTATCGCTTGACGGCCGGTGATTTTACGGCCTCGAAAAAAATGCTCCTGCTCAAGTAG
- a CDS encoding conserved membrane hypothetical protein (Evidence 4 : Unknown function but conserved in other organisms), whose amino-acid sequence MNAPAAKREVLVLTAGLIWSAVGLALLIVSFGWLRSGMTAIAVDVTAGIIGGYLIYRVGFSRLARKNLKRIYEQSPGKEKVCFFAFQNVRSYFIVIIMIALGYTLRHSPLPKVYLAPIYMTIGLALLLSSLLYFGHIRQRSRLIQRKIDRQ is encoded by the coding sequence ATGAATGCTCCTGCCGCAAAGAGAGAAGTATTGGTTTTAACCGCGGGACTGATTTGGTCAGCCGTCGGATTGGCGTTGCTCATTGTCTCATTTGGCTGGCTCAGATCCGGTATGACGGCAATAGCGGTGGATGTAACAGCCGGAATTATCGGCGGTTACCTTATTTACCGTGTCGGTTTTTCCCGGCTGGCGCGCAAAAATCTAAAGCGGATTTATGAACAGTCGCCGGGGAAAGAGAAAGTCTGCTTTTTTGCCTTTCAAAATGTCCGCAGTTACTTCATCGTCATCATCATGATTGCCCTGGGATATACTCTGCGACATTCGCCTCTGCCGAAAGTATATCTGGCCCCGATATATATGACAATCGGGCTGGCCCTTCTTCTGTCCAGTCTGCTGTACTTCGGCCATATCCGGCAACGGAGCCGGCTAATCCAGCGCAAAATTGACCGGCAATGA